Proteins encoded together in one Quercus lobata isolate SW786 chromosome 3, ValleyOak3.0 Primary Assembly, whole genome shotgun sequence window:
- the LOC115980534 gene encoding uncharacterized protein LOC115980534, with translation MDDAKRRAMIKSLAVEQKKTGEVVIPKVPGSSAKRKQPPKSDRPYKQPKVSLEPVVGLMAEGVKTVTQAKHGTGKGLMRAPPVNEEKPPSLLRDDSKYALEKLKSIISAEDYEDLGNHSTEAMGETGLFAVGQSLVMMKGLMDRCLNREAALERIRTKAGRTEEELSQLYKWKSTMEQKFELSEQTRKEFEQRTEEAGKALKGKDEEVKELKKKLRQAGEDAVTEYRNSLDLLKELGGSFLQGFDDALRQIKKTYPDLDVSMITVNDQDQTSALPVASENTEDLFGEDAVQGEGESAPSKDVPAEEPKKVD, from the exons ATGGACGACGCTAAGAGAAGGGCAATGATAAAATCACtagccgtcgagcaaaagaagacgggtgaaGTTGTCATTCCTAAGGTGCCGGGGTCGTCGGCTAAGAGGAAGCAGCCGCCAAAGTCTGACCGTCCATACAAGCAACCGAAAGTTTCATTGGAGCCCGTGgtgggcttgatggctgagggcGTTAAGACCGTCACCCAAGCCAAACATGGAACCGGCAAGGGCCTAATGCGTGCCCCTCCCGTCAACGAGGAGAAACCTCCTTCCCTTCTCCGTGACGATTCGAAGTATGCCTTGGAGAAACTCAAGTCAATAATTTCGGCAGAGGACTACGAGGATCTGGGGAATCATTCGACGGAagcaatgggggagacgggttTATTCGCCGTTGGGCAG TCCTTGGTcatgatgaagggcttgatggatcgctgcctcaaccgtgaagcggctctTGAACGTATACGGACAAAGGCTGGGCGGACGGAGGAGGAGCTTAGTCAACTGTACAAGTGGAAGTCCACAATGGAGCAGAAGTTTGAACTGTCTGAGCAGACCAGAAAAGAGTTCGAACAGAGGACGGAAgaagctgggaaggccttgaaggGTAAAGACGAGGAGGTGAAAGAGTTAAAGAAGAAACTCCGTCAAGCCGGAGAGGATGCCGTCACCGAGTATCGCAACTCTTTGGATTTATTGAAGGAGCTGGGGGGttcgttccttcaaggctttgacGATGCCCTCCGTCAGATAAAGAAGACCTACCCGGATCTTGACGTGTCCATGATAACCGTCAATGACCAAGATCAGACATCCGCTCTGCCCGTCGCTTCAGAAAACACGGA